One window of Brachybacterium ginsengisoli genomic DNA carries:
- a CDS encoding endonuclease/exonuclease/phosphatase family protein: MTPRVTRRRALAAAAAGFGLPAAAADAAPAPARHRGGFENLRVATFNASLNREQEGQLLEDLATGEDAQIRAVAEVIQINNPDILLINEFDHDADGRGVDLFRTKYLEVSQNGKSPVFYPHAFTAPVNTGVPSGHDLNRDGTVGGPDDAWGFGQFPGQYGMVVLSRHPILTEQVRTFQNLRWADMPSNLLPTEFYGEEISPELRLSSKSHWDVPVSVGAGIVHILAAHPTPPSFDGPEKRNQRRNSDEIRLWSDYLSPGRRSKWIVDDAGLRGGLAAREQFVILGDMNSDPLDGDSWPGAIDQLLGHPRVQDTKPASEGAVEASKAQGGANLKHSGDPRLDTADFNDDPSPGNLRVDYVLPATSLQVVSSAVYWPQTGHPGSELTGTFPFPTSDHRLVRVDLQVKA, encoded by the coding sequence ATGACTCCTCGTGTGACCCGCCGTCGAGCACTCGCCGCCGCCGCGGCCGGATTCGGCCTGCCCGCCGCCGCCGCCGACGCCGCTCCCGCCCCGGCGCGCCACCGCGGGGGCTTCGAGAACCTGCGGGTCGCCACCTTCAACGCCTCCCTGAACCGGGAGCAGGAGGGTCAGCTGCTGGAGGACCTGGCCACCGGCGAGGACGCGCAGATCCGCGCGGTCGCCGAGGTCATCCAGATCAACAACCCCGACATCCTGCTGATCAACGAGTTCGACCACGACGCGGACGGCCGCGGAGTCGACCTGTTCCGCACGAAGTACCTCGAGGTCTCCCAGAACGGGAAGAGCCCGGTCTTCTACCCGCACGCCTTCACGGCCCCGGTGAACACCGGTGTGCCCAGCGGCCACGACCTCAACCGGGACGGCACCGTCGGCGGGCCCGACGACGCCTGGGGCTTCGGCCAGTTCCCCGGCCAGTACGGGATGGTCGTCCTGTCGCGCCACCCGATCCTCACCGAGCAGGTGCGCACCTTCCAGAACCTGCGCTGGGCGGACATGCCCAGCAACCTGCTGCCCACCGAGTTCTACGGTGAGGAGATCTCGCCCGAGCTCCGCCTGAGCTCGAAGTCCCACTGGGACGTGCCGGTGAGCGTCGGCGCGGGCATCGTGCACATCCTCGCCGCCCATCCCACCCCGCCCAGCTTCGACGGTCCCGAGAAGCGCAACCAGCGCCGCAACAGCGACGAGATCCGGCTCTGGTCGGACTACCTGAGCCCCGGCCGGCGCTCGAAGTGGATCGTGGACGACGCCGGCCTCCGCGGCGGCCTCGCCGCTCGCGAGCAGTTCGTGATCCTCGGCGACATGAACTCCGACCCCCTCGACGGCGACTCGTGGCCCGGCGCGATCGATCAGCTGCTCGGCCACCCCCGCGTGCAGGACACCAAGCCCGCCAGCGAGGGCGCCGTGGAGGCGTCCAAGGCCCAGGGCGGCGCGAACCTGAAGCACTCCGGCGATCCCCGTCTGGACACCGCCGACTTCAACGACGATCCCTCCCCGGGAAACCTGCGCGTGGACTACGTCCTGCCCGCCACGTCGCTCCAGGTCGTCTCCTCGGCGGTGTACTGGCCGCAGACCGGTCACCCCGGCAGCGAGCTGACCGGCACCTTCCCGTTCCCCACCTCGGACCACCGACTGGTCCGGGTGGACCTCCAGGTGAAGGCCTGA
- a CDS encoding NAD(P)-dependent oxidoreductase, giving the protein MRIAFLGTGRMGTELALHLIPDHQLTVWNRTADRTRRLAEAGAEVAGTAAEAVAGADLVVTSLFGPDAVRESILGPALIPAGTPWVDTTTVSPADADEFAAAVPTYVGVPVVGSLGPARNGALGVYVGTPDEGLRTQVLELVAPWADPERLRGVDSGRKAAVGKLLANLALAVSAQGLREALALGEATGTSAEDTLDMLGGTGLAFLAGMKGPFVRGERSTEGGDFTANAIAKDAHLMIDTVGDGARPGSDLPALRGALASLEAEIGAGHGEDDFSTILLEQAARTGE; this is encoded by the coding sequence ATGAGAATCGCTTTCCTCGGCACCGGCCGCATGGGCACCGAGCTCGCCCTGCACCTGATCCCCGACCACCAGCTGACCGTGTGGAACCGCACCGCGGACCGCACCCGCCGCCTCGCCGAGGCCGGGGCGGAGGTCGCCGGCACCGCCGCCGAGGCCGTCGCCGGGGCGGACCTCGTGGTCACCTCCCTGTTCGGGCCCGACGCGGTGCGGGAGAGCATCCTCGGCCCCGCGCTGATCCCTGCCGGCACCCCCTGGGTGGACACCACCACCGTCTCTCCCGCGGATGCCGACGAGTTCGCCGCCGCGGTACCCACCTACGTGGGAGTGCCGGTGGTCGGCTCGCTGGGACCGGCCCGCAACGGCGCGCTCGGCGTCTACGTCGGCACGCCCGACGAGGGCCTGCGCACGCAGGTGCTCGAGCTGGTCGCCCCGTGGGCGGACCCGGAGCGGCTGCGCGGCGTGGACTCGGGACGCAAGGCCGCCGTCGGGAAGCTGCTGGCGAACCTCGCCCTCGCGGTCAGCGCGCAGGGCCTGCGCGAGGCGCTCGCGCTCGGCGAGGCGACCGGCACCTCCGCGGAGGACACCCTGGACATGCTCGGCGGGACCGGTCTCGCGTTCCTCGCCGGGATGAAGGGGCCGTTCGTGCGCGGCGAGCGCAGCACCGAGGGCGGCGACTTCACCGCGAACGCGATCGCGAAGGACGCGCACCTCATGATCGACACCGTCGGCGACGGAGCCCGTCCCGGCAGCGACCTCCCCGCCCTGCGCGGCGCGCTCGCCTCCCTCGAGGCGGAGATCGGCGCCGGCCACGGCGAGGACGACTTCTCCACGATCCTGCTCGAGCAGGCCGCGCGGACCGGGGAATAG
- a CDS encoding AAA family ATPase → MSAAPGCRALLLIGAVGVGKTTTIDAIGDELAERGVPGAVIDLDAIRRGWPSPPGDRFNTAIELANLSDVARNYREAGAQVLVGAGVIEERRRRDRYEEAMGAPLTVVRLTGPRELVRSRLRRRHELDAGMLAWHLERFDELTTILDAAGVEDLTVPIAEDPRATARAVLSAAALPTD, encoded by the coding sequence ATGAGCGCGGCCCCGGGCTGCCGGGCGCTCCTGCTCATCGGCGCGGTGGGCGTCGGCAAGACCACCACGATCGACGCGATCGGGGACGAGCTCGCCGAGCGCGGCGTGCCCGGCGCCGTGATCGACCTCGACGCGATCCGTCGCGGCTGGCCCTCCCCGCCGGGGGATCGCTTCAACACCGCCATCGAGCTCGCGAACCTGAGCGACGTGGCCCGCAACTACCGCGAGGCGGGCGCGCAGGTGCTGGTCGGGGCGGGTGTCATCGAGGAGAGGCGGCGCCGAGATCGGTACGAGGAGGCGATGGGCGCCCCGCTGACCGTCGTGCGGCTCACCGGGCCGCGCGAGCTGGTGCGCTCGCGGCTCCGCCGCCGCCACGAGCTCGATGCGGGGATGCTGGCCTGGCACCTGGAGCGCTTCGACGAGCTCACCACGATCCTCGACGCCGCCGGGGTCGAGGACCTCACGGTCCCGATCGCCGAGGACCCCCGCGCCACCGCGCGCGCCGTGCTGAGCGCCGCGGCGCTGCCGACGGACTGA
- a CDS encoding FAD-binding dehydrogenase, with translation MAGGTAEVIVIGAGLAGLVAATEIADGGRRVLLLEREGEQDLGGQAWWSFGGLFLVDSPEQRRLGIRDSLDLARQDWLGSAAFDSPEDHWPRRWAEAYLQFAAGEKREWLHGLGHRTFPVVGWAERGDGRAEGHGNSVPRFHITWGTGPGIVEPFARKLAAHREAGRIRLRTRCAVRELLVEDGRVTGVHGDELAPCRSARGVGGSDEVVGEFTERAAAVVVATGGIGGNEELVRRLWPAELGTMPESFVHGVPASVDGAGMLAAQRAGARWIHQDRMWHYTEGIRNWDPVWRGHGIRILPGPSSLWIDALGRRLPAPALPGFDTLSTLRHLRTTGHDHSWFVLTRKIIEKEFALSGSEQNPDLTGRDWKQVLGRVRPGAPGPVQAFLDHGEDFLQAGSVPELAAQMNALTGEELIDARALERTVRARDAEILNPFTKDNQITALRGARKYVGDRLIRTAAPHALLDPKAGPLIAVRLHVLLRKTLGGLETDLGGRVQAAAGEGALPGLYAAGEASGFGGGGVHGHNALEGTFLGGCLFSGRQAAAGVLEDLR, from the coding sequence GTGGCGGGCGGGACCGCCGAGGTCATCGTCATCGGGGCGGGTCTCGCCGGCCTGGTCGCGGCGACGGAGATCGCCGACGGCGGCCGCCGGGTGCTGCTGCTGGAGCGGGAGGGCGAGCAGGACCTCGGCGGGCAGGCCTGGTGGAGCTTCGGGGGCCTGTTCCTCGTCGACTCCCCGGAGCAGCGCCGCCTGGGGATCCGCGACAGCCTCGACCTCGCCCGGCAGGACTGGCTGGGCTCGGCCGCCTTCGACAGCCCCGAGGACCACTGGCCGCGCCGCTGGGCCGAGGCGTACCTGCAGTTCGCGGCGGGGGAGAAGCGCGAGTGGCTGCACGGTCTCGGCCACCGCACCTTCCCCGTGGTCGGCTGGGCCGAGCGGGGGGACGGCCGCGCCGAGGGGCACGGCAACTCGGTGCCGCGCTTCCACATCACCTGGGGGACGGGGCCGGGGATCGTCGAGCCCTTCGCGAGGAAGCTCGCCGCCCACCGCGAGGCGGGACGCATCCGCCTGCGCACCCGCTGCGCCGTCCGCGAGCTGCTCGTCGAGGACGGCCGCGTGACCGGGGTGCACGGCGACGAGCTGGCGCCCTGCCGGTCAGCGCGCGGCGTCGGCGGGAGCGACGAGGTGGTCGGGGAGTTCACCGAGCGCGCCGCGGCGGTGGTCGTCGCCACCGGCGGCATCGGCGGCAACGAGGAGCTGGTGCGTCGGCTGTGGCCCGCGGAGCTCGGCACCATGCCGGAGAGCTTCGTGCACGGGGTGCCCGCGAGCGTCGACGGAGCGGGCATGCTGGCCGCGCAGCGCGCCGGGGCCCGCTGGATCCATCAGGACCGGATGTGGCACTACACCGAGGGGATCCGCAACTGGGACCCGGTCTGGCGCGGTCACGGCATCCGCATCCTGCCCGGCCCCTCCTCGCTCTGGATCGACGCCCTCGGCCGACGTCTGCCCGCCCCGGCCCTTCCCGGCTTCGACACCCTCTCGACGCTGCGCCACCTGCGCACCACGGGGCACGACCACTCGTGGTTCGTGCTGACCCGGAAGATCATCGAGAAGGAGTTCGCGCTCTCCGGCAGCGAGCAGAACCCGGACCTCACCGGCCGGGACTGGAAGCAGGTGCTGGGCCGGGTCAGGCCCGGCGCGCCGGGACCCGTGCAGGCCTTCCTCGACCACGGCGAGGACTTCCTCCAGGCGGGCTCCGTGCCCGAGCTGGCGGCGCAGATGAACGCGCTGACCGGCGAGGAGCTCATCGACGCCCGGGCGCTCGAGCGCACGGTGCGCGCCCGCGACGCGGAGATCCTGAACCCCTTCACCAAGGACAACCAGATCACGGCGCTGCGCGGGGCACGGAAGTACGTGGGTGACCGGCTGATCCGCACCGCCGCCCCGCACGCCCTGCTGGACCCGAAGGCCGGCCCGCTGATCGCGGTGCGCCTGCACGTGCTGCTGCGCAAGACCCTCGGCGGGCTCGAGACGGACCTCGGAGGCCGTGTGCAGGCCGCCGCGGGGGAGGGCGCCCTGCCCGGGCTGTATGCGGCGGGGGAGGCGAGCGGCTTCGGCGGCGGCGGGGTGCACGGCCACAACGCGCTGGAGGGCACCTTCCTCGGCGGCTGCCTGTTCTCCGGCCGGCAGGCCGCCGCGGGCGTGCTCGAGGACCTGCGATGA
- a CDS encoding TFIIB-type zinc ribbon-containing protein has product MSIPPQGPEWARPDQPGEPQRPAGPVPPAGPPGQQPPQQLDPEAVAGADEAARRHATNRIIDTSSARADGLNKCPRCGSSEIQYSLTAKALVCSYCRHTWNEENAEQAFGLDSSIAELRGHTMASGTSDVRDDLTTMTLKCQGCGAEVVVNVAQELQARCHWCRQTLSINSQIPNGAVPDAVLPFQLTREEAIERIDAFTAKRRTFADGRFKQEYVPENVMGVYIPYLVVDGNMHALLQGSGEVTTRQYTVTTGSGDNKRTETYYDADVYSIQRAFDLLVDDLTVESAARYDAKDNQRATNNILNAVQPYDTENAVAYNSNYLKNFTSERRDLNVRDVDDEVEDRFLAIARAKVLPTISGYDRGVRWEREGVAVRGTRWVAVYVPVWLYSYADSAKGQDSLVHYIAVNARNGNTMGSVPVSHPKIFAVACAAGTVAAVIGALVGFGSYFF; this is encoded by the coding sequence ATGAGCATTCCCCCTCAGGGCCCGGAGTGGGCCCGTCCGGACCAGCCCGGCGAGCCCCAGCGGCCCGCCGGGCCGGTCCCGCCCGCCGGTCCTCCCGGCCAGCAGCCTCCGCAGCAGCTCGACCCGGAGGCGGTCGCCGGCGCCGACGAGGCCGCCCGGCGGCACGCGACGAACCGGATCATCGACACCAGCTCGGCCCGTGCGGACGGGCTGAACAAGTGCCCCCGCTGCGGCAGCTCGGAGATCCAGTACTCGCTCACCGCGAAGGCGCTGGTCTGCTCCTACTGCCGCCACACATGGAACGAGGAGAACGCGGAGCAGGCCTTCGGGCTGGACTCCTCGATCGCGGAGCTGCGCGGCCACACCATGGCCTCGGGCACCTCGGACGTCCGCGACGACCTCACCACCATGACCCTGAAGTGCCAGGGCTGCGGCGCCGAGGTGGTCGTCAACGTCGCCCAGGAGCTGCAGGCCCGCTGCCACTGGTGCCGTCAGACCCTCTCGATCAACTCGCAGATCCCCAACGGCGCTGTGCCCGATGCGGTGCTGCCCTTCCAGCTGACCCGCGAGGAGGCGATCGAGCGCATCGACGCCTTCACCGCGAAGCGCCGCACCTTCGCCGACGGCCGCTTCAAGCAGGAGTACGTCCCCGAGAACGTCATGGGCGTGTACATCCCGTACCTGGTGGTGGACGGCAACATGCACGCCCTGCTGCAGGGCAGCGGCGAGGTCACCACGAGGCAGTACACGGTGACCACCGGCAGCGGCGACAACAAGCGCACCGAGACCTATTACGACGCGGACGTCTACTCCATCCAGCGGGCCTTCGACCTGCTGGTGGACGACCTCACCGTCGAGTCCGCCGCCCGCTACGACGCGAAGGACAACCAGCGGGCCACGAACAACATCCTGAACGCCGTGCAGCCGTACGACACCGAGAACGCCGTCGCCTACAACTCCAACTACCTCAAGAACTTCACCTCGGAGCGTCGCGACCTCAACGTGCGCGACGTGGACGACGAGGTGGAGGACAGGTTCCTGGCGATCGCCCGGGCGAAGGTGCTCCCCACCATCAGCGGCTACGACCGCGGCGTGCGCTGGGAGCGGGAGGGTGTGGCCGTGCGGGGCACCCGCTGGGTCGCGGTGTACGTGCCGGTGTGGCTGTACAGCTACGCCGACTCCGCCAAGGGCCAGGACTCCCTCGTGCACTACATCGCGGTCAACGCCCGCAACGGCAACACCATGGGCTCCGTCCCGGTGTCCCATCCGAAGATCTTCGCCGTGGCCTGCGCCGCCGGCACCGTCGCCGCGGTGATCGGTGCGCTCGTCGGCTTCGGCAGCTACTTCTTCTGA